In Vicia villosa cultivar HV-30 ecotype Madison, WI unplaced genomic scaffold, Vvil1.0 ctg.000370F_1_1, whole genome shotgun sequence, a single window of DNA contains:
- the LOC131627597 gene encoding uncharacterized protein LOC131627597 has product MDASDDRIQVMIRADHTPKWKERIHENMTCIVNNETVYDKDFQWKLCDHDKKLHANEKSDKSSHSSKGMSLWSGASQFTPIKSFVHKAKCISLNELCKVKQDMLCVTIGTTQKFFVSKHGWFYYGCTYKIFKASDMNNPYKCSCGQNVEQAIPMLYFSIDTDCANIIGKFADSIYKAMLEEGEDDPMVYLDELDMLLGKIMAFRAKGDSIPLTQNPVVDRVDDSIESLSTYGENDPDKVVPNTSSKGSPITLDVEDSECQPYGATQLSGTKP; this is encoded by the exons ATGGACGCATCG GATGATAGGATACAAGTTATGATTCGTGCTGATCATACACCGAAATGGAAAGAACGAATACATGAAAACATGACTTGCATAGTCAATAATGAAACTGTTTATGATAAAGATTTCCAGTGGAAGCTTTGTGATCATGACAAGAA GTTACATGCAAATGAGAAGAGTGATAAGTCTTCTCATTCATCAAAGGGTATGTCTCTTTGGTCTGGTGCCTCTCAATTCACCCCAATTAAAAGTTTCGTCCATAAGGCCAAATGTATTTCTTTGAATGAGCTCTGCAAGGTCAAACAA GACATGTTATGTGTTACTATTGGAACAACTCAAAAGTTTTTTGTGTCAAAACATGGTTGGTTTTATTATGGATGTACATATAAAATCTTTAAAGCATCTGATATGAACAATCCATATAAATGTTCATGTGGACAAAATGTTGAACAAGCCATACCAATGTTATATTTTTCAATT GATACTGACTGTGCCAACATTATTGGAAAGTTTGCAGATAGTATTTATAAAGCAATGCTGGAG GAAGGTGAAGACGACCCTATGGTATATCTCGATGAACTTGACATGCTTCTTGGTAAAATAATGGCGTTCAGGGCTAAA GGTGATAGCATACCTTTAACCCAAAACCCAGTTGTTGATCGTGTCGATGATTCCATT GAGTCTTTGTCTACATATGGAGAAAATGATCCTGATAAGGTTGTGCCCAACACGTCTTCTAAAGGTAGCCCGATTACTCTTGATGTTGAAGATTCTGAATGTCAACCTTATGGAGCTACTCAACTTTCAGGAACGAAACCATAA